The sequence ctctctctctgtttttctcagaGGCCACCTGAACGGTTTAAAGCAGAAGAGAATGCAGAGGATGCCTCCAGGTCTGCGTCTGCCACAAAGTCTTCGCGCGGTCAGGGCCACCAGCTGACCGTCCCTTACTCTGTCCCTCGAGCTCTGGCTGTGCCCCCAAGTCTGGGTGGGGACCCTGTGTCCCCAGAGCTGGCTGTGGTGAGTCCTGCAACCTGAGCTGGATATGTGACACCAGACACCGGACCACTGCTACACTCTCACTGTGAGCCTCCGCTGTCAAGTGGTTGTTGTGAGAAGAGATACGGACATATCTGTGCTCCTGGGGCTGGGTTTGGCTATGTGTTGTATGTTTGTTTCATCTACATACATCTGTATCTCTGTATAACTTGTGTGGGGGAtaatgaaggtgtgtgtgtgtgtgtgtgtgtgtgtgtgtgtgtgtgtgtgtgtgtgtgtgtgtgtgtgtgtgtggtgaacccTAAACACCTGGCATTACGCACTTAATTTATTCATGAATGTCTTAAACAAAGGAGTTAAGCATTGACTCAGTGAGTTTGTTGTAGGGAAAACAGAGCTAAGATTTACTTTCTCACACctgcctaactgttgattaaaGATGCAGTCAGCGTTTGCACAGGAAGTCGCgtttgtttatgtatatgtgtatatttaaAATAATTGGCAGACGCATTTGTGAAAACAACAtgtattatattttaaccaaggaccaaacgaaacacaccagagaggtagctcacccctccttTCAGTATTCCTAGAGAAACTTGTTTTTGTTtcgggacaggctgcccccactttgtttgtttccagttttcagagcctgggctgcctacagagaccaggtttttttttttttttgcagtgtactcaCAGAATGGGAAGCTAGCGGATTGTGAGGAGATGTTATGGCGCGTAACAATCGAAATCGCGTACAATTGCTGACAGCACCTTcaaagtgtatgtgtttgttaccTGCAGTTGCATTTCTGCACATTTGGGTCTGTGCAGTAATAGGTCATGTAACTAATAATGCATCTTTATTTTGTCTTGAGTATTGTCTGTAGGTATAGCAATAGCATACATATGTTTACAACAGATGTATGTTTATAGATAGCTAGTTTTTCTTGTGACTGCATACTTCAAATATGACAGTTAGATCATTTAGATGCAGCAATTACATGAACCAAGACAAGCAAACAAACCAAAAGATTTGCAACTTCTGAAAATAGATAGGCAGTGGGGCCATATGAATCACATTTGCTACACTAAAATAATGGAATTCAGCTTTttgattttgttgtttgttttcaccTTAACTTACAGAGTCTTCGGAAGATCCTTTTTGGCAATGTGTTTCATATCTTCAACTATGAGTGGAAGAAATCTTTCTTCAAATTCAGAGAGCCCTACTCAGTTCTGTCATATGCTTTGGAGGCAGAGCGGGTAAGCTCCCTTTTTGTGTCTGTTTAATGGGTTCAATGACTTTCACACTGTGTCTGGCAAGCCTTTCAGAGCTTCTTAGCTTCGTAGCTCTGGAAGACTGAGGGTTGTGTTATGTTAGGGCAGAAGTACAGAAATAGCAATAACCTAAATGACCCACTCCGGCAAAAACTTTTTAACCTTTTTAATGTGTCCACCATGGCTGAGTATTTCAGGTGGGCAGTGCACTAGTTGATATTTCAAAATAACGAATCAGAACAACCCGTCATTGAACCAAATTCATAAAACCCAATCCTGACTAACCTGCGGGGTGTAGTTTTTCAAATAATATTTGGATTTTTCCCCCGAGGACTCAGATGCACATTTAGCTTTGCAAGATAATCAACCTAACGTGTTAGAGTTCAGTTCAGTTACTTTATTATGCCAAATGtcaacaatacaatacaaacataTATAGCAACAGTAAGCAGCAAACATACTGCAATAATGCCTTTTTTATCACCCCAGTCTTAACCTGCTGGGGATTTCTCAAGTTAGTGATATGTTTCAGCATCGAGCAACATTTAGCAGATTTATTGTCCAGGCAACAAAAGAGTTTTTACTTCTATTGCACTAGTGCTGTAAATCTCTGACCTGAAGGAAGAGTGGCAAACTTAGAGTGAAGGGGGTGTTTTGTACAGCCTAATATAGACCTCTGGGATTGCAATTAGCTCTCCATGTCAAATATGAGGCAAAGGGAGTAGAGATGCAAAGGCCATAAGCCATTTCATGGCCATGAAGGGATTTTTTTCatggaaaaaaatgaatatgTATCTGTTAGGATTAGAAACTAAGATGAGATTTTAGGGGTTAATCAATTGCTGGAGTGATACTGTATATTACTTTAAACAAGCAATAAGTAAGCTCTGGTAATGATGGTAGAAATGACCTGATGTATTTGTTCCAATATTGACATGTAAGGGTGTAAAGAGAGTTTCTCTTATAGGGTGGTGCCCGAGCAATTCAGATGGTGGTTCAGGCAAATATAATCAAATATCTCCTCTTTTCACGGAAGACCAACTCTGATTGTTACGGCATGCAGAGGTGAGATGACCAATCCAAATCTCTCAAAGGCCCCCTgtgataatatatatatataatatatattaacaaCACTGTCACGTTTTGCCCCTTTCTCTATCCACTCCACACCTGTCAGCCTGGAGGAGGTGGATGAGAAGGAGCAGGAGCGTGCTCTGGCCTCTGCTCTGGCAGATATCCTGTGGACAGCTGGAGATGAACAGGCTGCCACTGTTGCCCTGGTAACCTCAGAATGTTGTTTCACCCCACTCTTGGACTACAAACCTGACAATTTCACAGAGAGGGTACTGACACTTCAACGTCTCACTTTTCTTTCTACTGAACAAATGAACCTGAGTGTGTTTCAGCGTTATAAAGGCCTGATAAACACTAGTGCTTTGTCAAGGAACACGGCATTTTGCAAGAATCTGGGTCACTTCTGTTGAAGGTTGACCGTATACTTTGCTCTTTTCTGCAGCTACAGCTCTTCAGCTTTGCTAGAAAAGAAGACACAGAGAAGTTCATCTATGAGCATATCCAGTGTGTGCGTTCCCTTTATTGCTATCTCCAATCACACAACATACATATAGATTATTTTCTCTTAGTTATAATCTTCTTGTTCTGTACACAGTATATCAAACATATAAGATCTATGTCATGAGTCATTGGAATTTTGGTTAGAGACCTTGTTTCATTTGCACTTTTCAGTTTAAAGAGGAGGGGAGCCATGGAGTGATCCTCTTTCTCTACAGCCTGATTCTGTCCAGGACTATAAATAGGTAGGAAACTGACATCTTCCTCCACCAGACCATTGCTGGTTTGTTCAGGGTCTTcctttctgtccatctctctgcaCGCTGCCTTAATTTGCTGTTTCCTTAAAAAATCACGTGATACAGCGATAGCAGTGGATGTGATGAGGATACTTTGTCACAGAAATTAACATTTGTTACATTGTTTTTTCCAGATTGATGAGAAAAGGGGAAGGCTTGAACGTGAAGGAAAGTCTAGACTGAAATAGCCTTGTGTGACAGTGACAGACAATGTTTCTTGAAAGAACCCAAGAGGGAGCATAATGCTGTATGATTAACTTCAAATGGATGCATTGAATGCAGTTACTTCTACAGGCAAGCATtagttagcctacttgaatTTGATTCAAgcagccataggtagccagtggaTGCCAGAGGGTTTGGGTTGAAGTAACAAAAATGCTTTGTTACTTCAACTTGGTTGGAAAGGTTCCTCAAGCCAGTGAAGCATTTATCACATGTATGATCACTGGCACAATGGTGGGAGATATGGCTTGGGCTTGGAGGAGGTTGGTAGGAATGGGGTATGGTGGATATGTATAGGGACCCTTGCCCTCAGCTAGAGTTCTGGCAGAGGGAGGTGTGTCATTGGCTGGAGAGAGTCTCTGTCTCAGGACACAGAGGAAGGCATGTAGTAGGGACTGCTGTATGTTTGGCTTGCAGATGCTATGCCTTTAGTGAGAGggctgagcagagagagagagagagagataggaagacTCATAAAGCCAGACTCACACTAAAGGCGTTTTAAATCCTAACCGATTTAGAAATCAGGTTGCATCACACACTTAAGGAGTCTCTCCACTTTTCCTTAatctcaaacatgcacacactacaAGATTTTAAAATGATGGGGCATCAAACTCTACAGGATTATATTACGATCATCTTGTCATGAATGCATTGGCTTATGGTGTAGAAGTAAAAAATGAGCTCTTCTTACCCCAAAGTAAAATATGGCTTATGAGCAGAGGCTACCTCAGAggaaaagtgagtgagagacacgTTACACAGTTTGTGGTGGTACAGAGGGCATTCGGACAGTGAAATAAAGGAAGTAATGGCTGAAGAGGCGTATTAAACGTGATCGTTAGGCTGTCTGTGGCACACTTTTGAATGAGAATGAGGTCAGGTTCTGTGCCAGCTCTATGAGTTGGAGGGCTGTAAACCTTTTTTAAGGTCAAATTAATGTACCAGGGACAGAAAATCTGGAACAGGAAAGCAGAGCTTGGACTGTTTACGCGGATGTTCATGTCACCTAGAATGAATAGTGAGCAGCCATGCTTATGAATGGAAAACAACAGGTTGTTTAtccacaaaagcacacatttgtcCTTGTACATGTGTATAGTAAATGACTTGGTGCTGAAAAAAACATGGTGCTGAAAAGAGGGGTGTTTGCCTGGAGATGAGtacatttccatttgttgggCATGAGAAGCCAGTCCCACCTCCTGGTCTAGTGGGACGGGAGGTAGTGGACAGAGCAACCAGGGTAGCAGTGTTTTGTATGGTACTCACATTTCAGAAAAATAACTCAATGTGGACAAACTGAATAACAGTTGAAGACAACCAGCATTCAATTCCTTTGATGTCCTCTCATATGTAAGCCGTCTCCTAGGGACCACAACAGCTGCATGTGTgtcatttaactcattgaatgcaaagctgtttttgggagctttgtcctagagtgccagcaatctagaccattgttgatgatttttgtacagccacagcatattctgtgttatagctatgaacacatacaatagcttgataaaaggtgagactttaagctctcggtgggtgcaaaccgtgtatttctacacgcctctgttcctgagaaatcccaagctaaacagtggctagttttcatcaaaatcgctgtttttttctagaaatggagatataacatctttcatgaaatatgaagtgttgcctgttacttacttgtgtaaactttccgggaagtgatcagtgagacctggcgagactgccacctagtggtagacccacgaaaatggcctggttttgacctgacatgcatgcgtcactgattcgacccaaagcggcaaccgagttatgataaaatgtccagataaaatgtctaGATTGTGGGTTTTCATGAGTTCCAcaatcgtcatatatttcatttccattcatcacagagttcccaaaatcacatataaggtgtgttagagtgtctagtttcgtaatttaaaaaaaaagctaaaaacgtaatattacgtttttggcactcaacgcatgggaaggaaaaggcactcaatgagttaacagtGATCAGTTGCCACTCAACTCATATCTAATCTCTTTTGAAAAGGTTGAGGGAAGACCTGGACAGAACCACCACTCATCTACTACAGCAGAGTTTGGGGAACTTTATATGTCGACAGGTAAGAAAAGTGCTTTGTAGTGTGGAACTGTTCTAGTTATAGGTGTAGTCTGGCATGCTGCCCCTATACACATGGCAATCCAGACTATTCTCATTTGTAGTTCCCTGATGGTGGAACAGACTACCAAGTGTTACCAGAGCCGGGGCATCCTTCTCTATCTTCAAGAAGCTTTTGAAGACTCAACTCTTCCGAGagtacctcctctcctagcaTCTCCATCAACCCAACACATCTAACATGCACCTTCCCagtgttgggtcagattactttgaaatgtaatccattacagAATCATCAGTCACGTAATTGATTGGATTACAAAAATAATGTAACGTAATTTGAATACTTTTGGATtacttcaaaataaaaaactcaatacattgaataaaaaaagacacTCAATTAAGATCATTTTGATACTACACGGATATGTACGAAGAATAGCATGTCTGAAAATGTCAGTGCTCACCCAGAATACCTTCTATTGCATTATGCAATGTTATTCTCTAGGGTAGGAGTTTTTTGTCTGGTTCAGACAAATTGATAGAGAAAAAAAGTGGATTGAAAGGGcccttgactgtgtgtgtttgcgagtgTGTATTGGGGGTGCAAATTGGCCTATTTAATAGGTAAAATACTGGCATTGTGtcttccaacataaggaagcagcatgagactcccgtcataatcgtcatgaggacattcctcccaaatggccctatcacgtctttgaactgacgtcatgagggcgtgtttcagctcgtgcagctcgtggaaggcaactgcaagatctgtctgcaggctaagactcccgc is a genomic window of Alosa sapidissima isolate fAloSap1 chromosome 15, fAloSap1.pri, whole genome shotgun sequence containing:
- the mindy4b gene encoding inactive ubiquitin carboxyl-terminal hydrolase MINDY-4B isoform X2, giving the protein MEEDTDNSETPKAKDVNMELEEILQLIADLDRKRALFNARGLELRTFAKRPPERFKAEENAEDASRSASATKSSRGQGHQLTVPYSVPRALAVPPSLGGDPVSPELAVSLRKILFGNVFHIFNYEWKKSFFKFREPYSVLSYALEAERTNSDCYGMQSLEEVDEKEQERALASALADILWTAGDEQAATVALVTSECCFTPLLDYKPDNFTERLQLFSFARKEDTEKFIYEHIQCFKEEGSHGVILFLYSLILSRTINRLREDLDRTTTHLLQQSLGNFICRQALLNLLLTGRANPKVFNGTLLYDENGHLLEHPLHGVLARSDVGYLHWSREQLEQGKLPVVGSMLKTPKLPIWVCSINDTYSIIFSPHRSLLSDWKMEHLFHLYFYNGQSTQTSTAVLTIDTHSHHWELEKRDVQGDPEKRFPSVEMTIRTKWEGAAIDWNGTVPFF
- the mindy4b gene encoding inactive ubiquitin carboxyl-terminal hydrolase MINDY-4B isoform X1 — encoded protein: MEEDTDNSETPKAKDVNMELEEILQLIADLDRKRALFNARGLELRTFAKRPPERFKAEENAEDASRSASATKSSRGQGHQLTVPYSVPRALAVPPSLGGDPVSPELAVSLRKILFGNVFHIFNYEWKKSFFKFREPYSVLSYALEAERGGARAIQMVVQANIIKYLLFSRKTNSDCYGMQSLEEVDEKEQERALASALADILWTAGDEQAATVALVTSECCFTPLLDYKPDNFTERLQLFSFARKEDTEKFIYEHIQCFKEEGSHGVILFLYSLILSRTINRLREDLDRTTTHLLQQSLGNFICRQALLNLLLTGRANPKVFNGTLLYDENGHLLEHPLHGVLARSDVGYLHWSREQLEQGKLPVVGSMLKTPKLPIWVCSINDTYSIIFSPHRSLLSDWKMEHLFHLYFYNGQSTQTSTAVLTIDTHSHHWELEKRDVQGDPEKRFPSVEMTIRTKWEGAAIDWNGTVPFF